A portion of the Bulleidia sp. zg-1006 genome contains these proteins:
- a CDS encoding collagen binding domain-containing protein, whose amino-acid sequence MRKKKQAIWIWIFSIMVSLVLPVYAEQLTVVRRMEYTATPGPIKNRAREYISYVTYQGRPAICIDPKRDMHFGNDYHKKSLKEIMGSNTERLNHFMAYAFENGVGDGDINYAAAQMYAWALVGYQPSIQKGPHSHQEVQKRIQEIQKKVQNLEKSEIELKDLTTKQVVMKVQGKHLRFTNAILGHRYQVTRKLKGFQLKKVEGDIQGTIVKNQFVFTVDAGFTKKSKKLSLQSQSTKKKNFALIGKSLQNLMIYDGEEVEGFDVEIMAKGYRLGIRKEDVETKHPQGDVSNFNGTKYQLLNKEGKLLGTFILQNGKSNYIDNLLPDETYYLKEIVAPMGMRLHQDKIPVIVKSAELSSLKENTKTIVVQDQVKTGTFSIQKYLSNSEESAFLPPEEKAEFIAILSKHVQKYGGFAQARKHLNKFNPKEYAILTTDEKGYAKSSELAYGSYEIRQTKAMNEEIEQYQSPFFFTVQEDHQHQSFVLKNVSKNYYLRILKLDKDTKQSIQKSSATFRITRIENEKGQAVREVITQRIGSKLYSLFSTNSKGLLQTSWQDAKNSYGELILPLALPAGKYEIEEVESPKGYEKGFKKIVVLNQNTVEEKGKNTVLIPIENKGKYASFHLQKKWDERVNEDNFAEKDFPKIQFELRAKEDIYANSDGTRVMKKGDLAKNIFGQEVGSFFLDKKGKVDLNYLHCGKYELKEVQVAKGVELDQQTRTIELSEKPYFFQMKNSFTRIEFSKMDENGKEVQGAELVLKDENGAKISSWYSKKEAHCIQGLEKGRTYILEERVAPKGYSFAKNSSFRLKEDGSITKVQMMDGHLDVRIQKVDEFGHGVTGAKLQLLDEKREKVLKEWVSDGKDWNVSSLLKADSRYWIHEVETPFGYHSQEDQLIHISKYAKPIRISFLNQTKKVRLQLEKREKGSQHHLLANAHYRVFHKNGKALKDETGAFVDLISNEQGKAEREVPYAKDGYFIRELKAPKGYEVDVNPIPVHIEKDYSFNQKQVISLRVEDKKKTLVKTGDKPGYWWYFILSVFLLGIIFTLQLKRLT is encoded by the coding sequence ATGAGAAAAAAGAAACAAGCAATATGGATTTGGATATTTAGCATTATGGTGAGTTTGGTTTTACCAGTTTATGCAGAACAATTAACGGTTGTTCGTCGCATGGAATATACCGCTACACCAGGTCCTATAAAAAATCGAGCAAGAGAATATATTAGTTATGTGACCTATCAAGGTCGCCCGGCCATTTGCATAGATCCAAAAAGAGATATGCACTTTGGCAATGATTATCACAAAAAAAGTTTAAAAGAAATTATGGGTTCTAATACGGAACGATTGAATCATTTTATGGCTTATGCCTTTGAAAATGGTGTTGGTGATGGGGATATTAACTATGCGGCAGCGCAAATGTACGCTTGGGCTTTAGTCGGTTACCAACCAAGCATTCAAAAGGGTCCTCATAGTCACCAAGAAGTTCAAAAGCGAATACAAGAAATTCAAAAGAAAGTTCAAAATTTAGAGAAGAGTGAAATTGAATTAAAAGACTTAACCACAAAACAAGTAGTTATGAAAGTTCAAGGGAAGCACTTACGTTTTACAAATGCTATATTAGGTCATCGCTATCAAGTCACACGAAAATTAAAGGGTTTTCAATTGAAAAAAGTAGAGGGTGATATTCAAGGCACAATTGTTAAAAACCAATTTGTGTTTACCGTTGATGCTGGCTTTACAAAGAAAAGTAAAAAGCTATCATTGCAAAGTCAGTCTACTAAGAAGAAAAACTTTGCGCTAATTGGTAAATCCTTGCAGAATTTAATGATTTATGATGGTGAAGAGGTGGAAGGTTTCGATGTTGAAATTATGGCAAAGGGGTATCGTCTAGGTATCCGCAAAGAAGATGTTGAAACCAAGCATCCACAAGGAGATGTTTCTAATTTTAATGGAACAAAGTACCAGCTTTTAAATAAGGAAGGAAAGCTATTAGGAACATTTATACTTCAAAATGGAAAGTCTAACTATATTGATAACTTATTGCCGGATGAAACCTACTATTTAAAAGAGATTGTTGCACCAATGGGAATGCGTCTGCACCAAGATAAAATTCCTGTTATTGTAAAAAGTGCTGAATTGTCTTCTTTAAAAGAAAACACAAAAACTATTGTTGTTCAAGACCAAGTGAAAACAGGTACTTTTTCTATACAAAAATATCTGTCTAATTCAGAAGAAAGTGCTTTTTTACCTCCGGAGGAAAAGGCGGAATTTATCGCCATTCTCTCGAAACATGTTCAAAAGTATGGAGGCTTTGCACAAGCAAGAAAGCATTTAAACAAATTCAATCCGAAAGAATACGCTATTTTAACAACGGATGAAAAAGGCTATGCAAAAAGTTCTGAATTGGCTTATGGAAGTTATGAAATTAGACAAACCAAAGCCATGAATGAAGAAATTGAACAATACCAAAGTCCTTTCTTTTTCACAGTTCAAGAAGATCACCAACACCAATCTTTTGTTTTGAAAAATGTGAGTAAGAACTATTATTTGCGCATTTTAAAATTGGATAAAGACACGAAACAAAGCATTCAGAAAAGTTCCGCTACCTTTCGCATTACTCGTATAGAAAATGAAAAAGGACAAGCAGTAAGAGAAGTGATCACACAAAGAATCGGCTCGAAACTATATTCTTTATTTTCAACAAATTCAAAAGGCTTACTTCAAACTAGTTGGCAAGATGCAAAGAATTCCTACGGAGAATTGATTTTACCTTTAGCTTTACCGGCGGGCAAATATGAAATAGAAGAAGTGGAAAGTCCAAAAGGTTATGAAAAAGGATTTAAAAAAATTGTTGTATTGAATCAGAATACGGTTGAGGAAAAGGGAAAAAATACAGTACTAATTCCAATTGAAAATAAGGGAAAGTACGCTTCTTTTCACTTGCAGAAAAAGTGGGATGAAAGAGTAAATGAGGATAACTTTGCTGAAAAGGATTTCCCAAAGATTCAATTTGAATTAAGAGCGAAAGAAGATATTTATGCGAATAGTGATGGGACTAGAGTTATGAAGAAAGGAGATTTAGCGAAGAATATTTTTGGTCAAGAGGTAGGCTCTTTCTTTTTAGATAAAAAGGGAAAAGTGGATTTAAATTATTTGCATTGTGGTAAGTATGAATTAAAGGAGGTTCAAGTTGCGAAGGGTGTAGAACTGGACCAGCAAACGAGAACAATTGAATTAAGTGAAAAACCTTATTTTTTCCAAATGAAGAATTCGTTTACGAGAATTGAATTTTCTAAGATGGATGAAAATGGAAAAGAGGTACAAGGCGCTGAATTGGTTTTAAAGGATGAAAATGGGGCTAAGATTTCAAGTTGGTATTCTAAAAAAGAGGCACATTGCATTCAAGGTTTAGAAAAAGGAAGAACTTACATTTTAGAAGAAAGAGTTGCGCCAAAGGGATATTCCTTTGCTAAAAATAGTTCTTTTAGATTAAAAGAGGATGGTTCTATTACGAAAGTTCAGATGATGGATGGTCATTTGGATGTTCGTATTCAAAAAGTGGATGAATTTGGTCATGGTGTTACAGGTGCTAAGTTACAACTTTTAGATGAAAAGAGAGAGAAGGTGTTAAAGGAATGGGTTTCGGATGGTAAAGATTGGAATGTGTCCTCACTTTTAAAGGCAGATAGTCGTTATTGGATTCATGAAGTGGAAACACCATTTGGTTATCATAGTCAAGAAGATCAACTAATCCATATTTCAAAATATGCGAAACCAATTCGTATTTCCTTTTTAAATCAAACGAAGAAAGTACGTCTTCAATTGGAAAAAAGAGAGAAAGGTAGTCAACATCATTTACTGGCAAACGCGCATTATCGTGTTTTTCATAAGAATGGAAAAGCATTAAAGGATGAAACAGGTGCTTTTGTGGATTTGATTAGTAATGAGCAAGGAAAAGCAGAGAGGGAGGTTCCTTATGCAAAAGATGGGTATTTCATTAGGGAATTGAAAGCACCAAAGGGTTATGAAGTGGATGTGAACCCAATCCCAGTTCATATTGAAAAGGATTATTCATTTAATCAAAAACAAGTAATCTCTTTAAGAGTGGAGGATAAGAAAAAGACTTTAGTGAAAACAGGGGATAAGCCTGGTTATTGGTGGTATTTTATTTTATCGGTATTTTTATTAGGTATAATTTTCACTTTGCAATTGAAAAGACTGACTTGA
- the uxuA gene encoding mannonate dehydratase, translating to MTLRWYGSAYDTVTLQEIRQIPGVKSVITTLYNKQPGELWTQEEIHALREEVEASGLKISGIESVNVSDAIKTASAEREHDIETYIETLRNLGKENIHMVCYNFMPVFDWTRTELARKREDGSTVLAYTQKAVDNLVPEKMFASIVDDMNGTVMPGWEPERMAKVKELFALYRNMDNETLFENLVYFLKAIMPVCNEYDIKMAIHPDDPAWSVFDLPRIIINQDNLLRLMKTVDDVHNGVTFCTGSLGTSLKNNLPAMIHSLKGRIHFAHIRNLRFHSQDDFEEAAHLSSDGTFDMYEIVKALYETGFSGPIRPDHGRMIWNEKAMPGYGLYDRALGATYINGLWEAIEKSEKGE from the coding sequence ATGACATTACGTTGGTATGGTAGTGCTTACGATACCGTTACTTTACAAGAAATACGCCAAATTCCGGGGGTAAAAAGCGTTATTACAACTTTATATAATAAACAGCCGGGAGAGCTTTGGACTCAGGAAGAAATCCATGCTTTAAGAGAAGAGGTAGAGGCTTCAGGATTGAAAATTTCCGGTATTGAAAGTGTCAATGTTAGTGATGCAATTAAAACTGCTAGTGCTGAACGGGAACACGATATTGAAACTTACATCGAAACTCTTCGTAATTTAGGAAAAGAAAATATTCACATGGTTTGTTATAACTTTATGCCGGTTTTTGATTGGACGAGAACGGAGCTGGCTCGTAAAAGGGAAGATGGCTCAACGGTTTTAGCCTATACGCAGAAAGCAGTGGATAATCTTGTGCCAGAAAAAATGTTTGCGTCTATTGTGGATGATATGAACGGTACGGTTATGCCCGGTTGGGAACCTGAACGCATGGCAAAAGTGAAAGAATTATTTGCCCTTTATAGAAATATGGATAACGAGACGTTATTTGAAAATTTAGTGTATTTCTTAAAAGCAATTATGCCAGTATGCAATGAATACGATATTAAGATGGCCATTCATCCAGATGATCCGGCTTGGTCGGTCTTTGATTTACCAAGAATTATCATCAATCAAGATAATTTGTTGCGCTTAATGAAGACGGTAGATGATGTACACAACGGGGTGACTTTCTGTACAGGTTCTTTAGGAACTAGTCTAAAGAATAATTTGCCGGCGATGATTCACTCTTTGAAAGGAAGAATACACTTTGCTCACATCCGTAATTTAAGATTTCATTCACAAGATGATTTTGAGGAAGCGGCTCACTTATCGAGTGATGGTACTTTTGATATGTATGAAATCGTGAAAGCTCTTTATGAAACGGGATTTAGTGGACCAATTCGTCCGGATCATGGTCGCATGATTTGGAATGAGAAAGCAATGCCCGGCTATGGTTTGTATGATCGTGCTTTGGGTGCTACCTATATCAATGGTTTATGGGAAGCAATTGAAAAAAGTGAAAAGGGAGAATAG
- a CDS encoding PTS sugar transporter subunit IIC, which yields MSFKDKVMEFFGKVGEIFGKVGQNVYLKTISNTMMGTLGPVMVGSVAVLFAAFPVVSVKTFFANVGLTPIFLAINSVTIGALALYVSFLMAKNLVTFKLASDDGAMAGALSLMAFLIITPLATMNKATVLPTQWLGAAGVFSAMIIGAVIGRIYVLFQEKGWTIKMPASVPPNVSKAFDSLFPAFIIAAIFVVIRLCFQATSYGNMHAFIYGIIQAPLQGIGASLPATILTSFLMQLLWFFGIHGTNVINPIVQPVRLALDAQNTAALAAGTALPNIVGNAFFSIVCWGGSALGLIFWMLRSKSKQYRELGKIALVPALFGITEPVIFGTPLVFNFNFFFPFVLNNSINLTLAYFLTKMGIVARCAGIQPIFGLPLGFHAMVGGSLSIIILQLFIQLVLSPIEWYPWFKKAEREALKQEQATEAEVAK from the coding sequence ATGAGTTTTAAAGATAAAGTTATGGAATTTTTTGGTAAAGTCGGCGAAATTTTTGGTAAAGTCGGACAAAATGTTTACCTAAAGACCATTTCCAACACAATGATGGGTACGTTAGGTCCGGTTATGGTTGGTTCTGTGGCTGTATTGTTTGCGGCTTTTCCGGTCGTTTCTGTAAAGACATTCTTTGCGAATGTTGGTTTAACACCAATTTTCTTAGCTATCAATTCAGTCACAATTGGTGCGTTGGCACTTTATGTTTCCTTTTTAATGGCAAAGAATTTAGTTACATTTAAGCTAGCAAGTGATGATGGTGCTATGGCAGGTGCCTTATCCTTAATGGCATTCTTAATCATTACGCCATTAGCTACTATGAATAAGGCGACAGTTTTACCTACTCAATGGTTAGGTGCTGCGGGAGTGTTCTCTGCTATGATTATTGGTGCAGTTATAGGTCGTATTTATGTTTTATTCCAAGAAAAAGGATGGACAATCAAGATGCCTGCTTCTGTTCCTCCAAATGTATCGAAAGCATTCGACTCTTTATTTCCAGCCTTCATTATTGCGGCTATATTTGTTGTGATTCGTTTATGTTTCCAAGCGACAAGCTATGGTAATATGCATGCCTTTATTTATGGTATTATCCAAGCTCCATTACAAGGTATTGGTGCTTCTTTACCAGCGACGATTTTAACAAGCTTTTTGATGCAATTATTATGGTTCTTCGGTATTCATGGTACCAATGTTATCAATCCTATTGTTCAGCCGGTTCGTTTGGCACTAGATGCTCAAAACACGGCTGCTTTAGCAGCTGGTACAGCCTTGCCAAATATCGTTGGTAATGCGTTCTTCTCCATTGTATGTTGGGGTGGTTCGGCTTTAGGTTTAATTTTCTGGATGTTAAGATCCAAGAGTAAACAATATCGTGAATTAGGTAAGATTGCTTTGGTTCCTGCTTTATTTGGTATCACAGAACCAGTTATCTTCGGTACACCATTAGTATTTAATTTCAATTTCTTCTTCCCATTTGTTTTAAATAACTCAATCAATTTAACGTTAGCTTACTTCTTAACGAAGATGGGAATCGTTGCTAGGTGTGCAGGTATTCAACCTATCTTTGGCTTACCTTTAGGATTTCACGCAATGGTAGGAGGCAGTTTATCCATTATCATCTTACAATTATTCATTCAGTTAGTACTTTCACCAATTGAGTGGTATCCTTGGTTTAAGAAGGCTGAAAGAGAAGCACTTAAACAAGAACAAGCCACTGAGGCGGAGGTAGCTAAGTAA
- a CDS encoding FAD-binding protein: MKKVVNGLLAVGIAVSLVACSSYSKYKPGTYSATSKGHSSEVKVTAEFSKNKIEKVTVDASGETASIGQAAVEQLVKNILSKQSGEFDGVTGATETSDAVRRALKASINQASVKDGVYKAIANSFSVTGQMKGEVTIANGRIKDVKISEESDSTTGQWFEQAKTKFIPRLLENQSLATDSVTGATTSSGAIRSIVSSAIEQAGGKSDEWYTPVEKKKDTVKLEGYDVVVVGLGGSGILSYASAADNGAKVFGFDAAAQIGGNSASVYGPMALNSKNLAKKYNGGKDYISTDEVYQTWLKYVGTDKKADVIKEAVEQSGTALDYYMDKYDFSFDGMGGLVGSFVVPTWTKLWTVYTADKANKKWYTFGPDHTFQFTHALEKAKAKNEKNDYKLELSAKELLKDNKGNVTGVKAVSYDGTTYEIYGKSVILATGGFLGNEEMLKETYGSSIRPIGDTVNKGSGIKMGQSVGGATYAMKTLPMVHVSQVPNIIRDNSLTADQKAILSAIATTLDGKQIDETGKVLGKADKSGTENSELTVGIVYTPGFHFYNVYSQEEIDAIKTKGLSEKTAKVSIFGLGQGGKVPMANTPIKDIDKIIEVAMNTNNAWKGTASELAKKLNMKEEELVKSLGDKDKNYYLFESVAYSYGTVGGLDVNKNMNVLRKDGSPIVNLFAVGQDSEGVANKDGEAYTPWGGQAQSWTFVSGKIAGEQAAKLAK, translated from the coding sequence ATGAAGAAAGTTGTTAATGGACTTTTGGCGGTCGGTATAGCTGTATCTCTTGTTGCTTGTTCGAGTTATTCAAAATATAAGCCCGGAACATACAGTGCTACTTCAAAAGGACATAGTAGTGAGGTAAAAGTAACAGCTGAATTTTCAAAGAATAAGATTGAAAAAGTAACAGTTGACGCAAGTGGAGAAACAGCTTCTATTGGTCAAGCTGCGGTTGAGCAACTGGTTAAGAATATTCTATCCAAACAAAGTGGTGAATTTGATGGTGTAACGGGTGCGACTGAAACAAGTGATGCGGTTAGAAGAGCTTTAAAAGCAAGCATCAATCAGGCAAGTGTTAAGGATGGTGTTTATAAAGCTATTGCGAATTCATTTTCCGTCACAGGACAAATGAAGGGTGAAGTAACAATTGCGAATGGTAGAATTAAAGATGTGAAAATTAGTGAAGAAAGTGATAGTACTACAGGACAATGGTTTGAACAAGCTAAAACAAAGTTCATTCCTCGTTTATTAGAAAACCAATCCCTAGCGACAGATTCCGTTACCGGAGCAACGACTTCCTCCGGTGCTATTCGTAGTATTGTATCTTCTGCTATTGAACAGGCTGGTGGTAAGAGCGATGAATGGTATACACCAGTTGAAAAGAAAAAAGATACAGTGAAGCTAGAAGGTTATGATGTAGTTGTTGTTGGTTTAGGTGGATCTGGTATTCTATCTTACGCTAGTGCGGCGGATAATGGTGCTAAGGTGTTTGGTTTTGATGCGGCAGCACAAATTGGGGGTAATTCAGCTTCCGTGTATGGACCAATGGCTTTAAATTCTAAGAACTTAGCGAAAAAATACAATGGTGGTAAAGACTATATTTCAACCGATGAAGTTTATCAAACTTGGTTGAAGTATGTCGGTACAGATAAAAAAGCCGATGTCATCAAAGAAGCAGTTGAACAATCGGGAACAGCTTTGGATTATTACATGGATAAATATGACTTTTCTTTTGATGGTATGGGTGGATTGGTCGGTTCCTTCGTTGTTCCAACATGGACAAAATTATGGACTGTTTATACCGCTGATAAAGCCAATAAAAAGTGGTATACATTTGGACCTGATCACACATTCCAATTCACGCATGCTTTAGAAAAAGCAAAGGCGAAGAATGAAAAGAATGATTACAAGTTAGAATTAAGCGCAAAAGAATTATTGAAGGATAATAAGGGAAATGTGACGGGAGTTAAGGCTGTTTCTTATGATGGCACAACTTATGAAATCTATGGTAAATCAGTCATTCTGGCAACGGGTGGTTTCTTAGGAAATGAAGAAATGCTAAAGGAAACATATGGTTCTAGTATTCGTCCAATTGGTGATACTGTGAATAAAGGATCCGGCATTAAGATGGGTCAATCGGTAGGTGGTGCTACTTATGCAATGAAGACATTACCGATGGTTCATGTATCTCAAGTTCCAAATATCATTCGTGATAATTCTTTAACGGCAGATCAAAAAGCTATTTTATCAGCTATCGCTACAACATTAGATGGTAAACAAATAGATGAGACAGGTAAGGTACTGGGAAAGGCGGATAAGTCAGGTACAGAAAACAGTGAATTGACAGTGGGTATTGTTTATACACCCGGTTTCCATTTCTATAATGTTTATAGCCAAGAAGAAATTGATGCAATTAAGACAAAGGGATTGAGTGAAAAGACAGCTAAGGTTTCAATCTTCGGTTTAGGTCAAGGCGGTAAAGTTCCTATGGCTAATACACCAATTAAAGACATTGATAAAATTATCGAAGTTGCTATGAATACCAATAATGCTTGGAAAGGAACAGCTTCTGAATTGGCGAAGAAGTTGAATATGAAAGAAGAAGAGTTGGTCAAGTCTTTAGGTGATAAGGATAAGAACTATTACTTATTTGAAAGTGTTGCGTATTCTTATGGTACAGTTGGTGGTTTAGATGTGAATAAGAATATGAATGTCTTAAGGAAAGATGGTAGTCCAATTGTCAACTTATTTGCGGTTGGTCAGGATTCAGAAGGAGTTGCTAATAAAGATGGTGAAGCTTATACACCATGGGGTGGTCAAGCTCAATCTTGGACTTTTGTTTCTGGTAAAATTGCCGGTGAACAAGCAGCTAAATTAGCGAAGTAA
- the uidA gene encoding beta-glucuronidase has protein sequence MLQFSELYPVQNQARHKQSLNGLWKFSLDPNSIGDEEKWKNGLKEYDYIPVPASFNDLYTDKKIRDYVGDFWYETSIFYHQSDLDAFLRFGSVTHRCEIFVNGEKVGEHEGGFLPVVVHVKKALKPNANNTIVVKVNNSLSEASLPCGAVKYLKNGRPLVTPYFDFFNYAGIHRNVDFVEVPNQAIQDYETSFTLENEKAIVHYSVRQNSDCDVLVTLFDAGGKEVSKAKGEKSELVVDQPILWQLRNAYLYTLQIQLVKEDTIIDEYSRPLGIRSIEIKGETILLNGKKIYLKGFGKHEDAEVFGRGFNYPIIKRDFELMKWSNANSFRTSHYPYAEEWYDFADQEGFLIMDEVPAVGMMRSTRNAVDAGSGKVTNFFQTDTVPALLKNHLMAVEEMIQRDKNHPSVIAYSLFNEPETTTKESYEYFKKVFEFARSLDKTRPLTGAFEKNSAPELDYCHELCDFICLNRYYGWYISGGAEMEDAEVKFRDEMNRWQAKKLNKPFVFTEFGTDTLGSEHKLPSVMWSQEYQNEYYQMNFQVFDDYEFVQGELTWNFADFQTGEGVFRVNGNKKGVFTRNRQPKEVAFILKKRWEEK, from the coding sequence ATGTTACAATTTTCAGAATTATATCCCGTACAAAATCAAGCACGGCATAAACAATCCTTAAATGGTCTTTGGAAATTTTCTTTGGATCCAAATTCAATAGGTGATGAAGAAAAATGGAAGAATGGTTTAAAGGAATATGACTATATTCCTGTACCAGCTAGTTTCAATGATTTATACACCGATAAAAAAATCCGTGATTATGTAGGAGATTTTTGGTATGAAACAAGCATCTTCTACCACCAAAGTGACTTAGATGCGTTCTTACGTTTTGGTTCGGTAACACATCGCTGTGAAATTTTCGTGAATGGAGAAAAAGTTGGTGAACATGAGGGTGGTTTCTTACCGGTTGTTGTTCATGTTAAGAAGGCTTTAAAGCCAAATGCGAATAATACAATTGTTGTAAAAGTAAATAATTCATTATCAGAAGCCAGTCTTCCATGTGGTGCTGTTAAGTATTTGAAAAATGGTCGACCACTAGTTACACCTTATTTTGATTTCTTTAATTATGCTGGTATTCATAGAAATGTTGACTTTGTCGAAGTTCCTAATCAAGCAATTCAAGACTATGAAACAAGCTTTACTTTAGAAAATGAAAAAGCAATCGTGCATTATTCAGTAAGACAAAATAGTGATTGTGATGTCCTTGTGACTTTATTTGATGCTGGTGGAAAAGAAGTTTCTAAAGCAAAAGGAGAAAAAAGCGAGTTGGTTGTTGACCAACCAATACTTTGGCAACTTCGAAATGCGTATTTATATACCTTACAAATACAATTAGTAAAAGAGGATACCATAATAGATGAATATAGTCGTCCATTAGGAATTCGTAGCATTGAAATTAAAGGTGAAACAATCCTTCTAAATGGCAAGAAGATTTATCTAAAAGGCTTTGGTAAGCATGAAGATGCGGAAGTCTTTGGTCGTGGTTTCAATTATCCAATAATCAAAAGAGATTTTGAATTGATGAAGTGGTCTAATGCGAATAGCTTCCGTACATCACATTATCCTTATGCAGAAGAATGGTATGATTTTGCGGATCAAGAAGGGTTTTTAATCATGGATGAAGTTCCGGCTGTCGGTATGATGCGTTCAACTAGAAATGCTGTCGATGCCGGATCTGGAAAAGTAACAAATTTCTTTCAAACCGATACGGTGCCGGCTTTATTAAAAAATCATTTAATGGCTGTTGAAGAAATGATACAAAGAGATAAAAATCATCCCTCCGTTATTGCGTATAGCTTATTCAATGAACCGGAAACTACAACGAAAGAATCATATGAGTATTTTAAGAAAGTTTTTGAATTTGCTAGAAGCTTGGATAAAACCAGACCTTTAACAGGTGCTTTTGAAAAGAACTCTGCTCCGGAATTGGATTATTGTCATGAGCTATGTGATTTTATTTGTTTAAATCGTTATTATGGTTGGTATATTTCCGGTGGTGCTGAAATGGAAGATGCGGAGGTTAAATTTAGAGATGAAATGAATCGTTGGCAAGCTAAAAAGTTAAATAAACCATTTGTCTTTACCGAATTTGGTACAGATACACTTGGTTCTGAACATAAGTTACCATCGGTAATGTGGAGTCAAGAATACCAAAACGAGTATTACCAAATGAACTTTCAAGTTTTTGATGATTATGAATTTGTGCAGGGAGAATTAACTTGGAATTTCGCGGACTTCCAAACAGGAGAAGGAGTTTTCCGTGTGAATGGTAACAAGAAAGGTGTGTTTACCCGCAATCGTCAGCCGAAAGAAGTTGCTTTCATTCTTAAAAAACGCTGGGAAGAGAAATAG
- a CDS encoding AraC family transcriptional regulator, whose amino-acid sequence MKKKFRSSFTYRQFMVNQDFELYYYSDEKFEPVELHRHSYYEIYLPLEGDIYLDIDGVVLPLTKTDVVVVPAGQKHRIVNVNPDLPYRRFIFWLNPSFMEKYEKIFPEIDFLPRYLKETNRFSFHFSNSDISLIHTKFLRCLEEIHSHRFAEEGMLALGVFDLLLTLSRLAYETVNPSILNESDDLFQNIISYIEQNLEDNLSLDELANHFFVSKYYISHFFKETVGISIHQYILKKRLEKAKSLMISGASIKEAFKESGFSDYSSFFRAFRKEYHLSPKEFQKVYIQDPIRLEKKSH is encoded by the coding sequence ATGAAGAAGAAATTTAGATCTAGCTTTACCTATCGCCAGTTTATGGTTAATCAAGATTTTGAGCTTTACTATTATTCAGATGAAAAATTTGAGCCGGTGGAGTTACATCGTCATAGTTATTATGAAATTTACCTCCCTTTAGAAGGTGATATTTATTTAGATATTGATGGTGTTGTTCTTCCCTTAACAAAGACTGATGTTGTGGTTGTTCCGGCCGGTCAAAAGCATCGTATCGTGAACGTTAATCCAGACTTACCTTATCGACGTTTTATTTTTTGGTTAAATCCTAGTTTTATGGAAAAATATGAAAAGATTTTTCCTGAAATTGACTTCCTTCCTCGCTACTTAAAAGAAACCAATCGTTTTAGTTTTCATTTTAGCAATTCTGATATTTCCTTAATTCATACGAAATTTTTACGTTGTTTAGAAGAAATTCATTCTCATCGCTTTGCGGAAGAAGGAATGTTAGCGCTTGGGGTTTTTGACCTATTACTAACTTTATCGCGCTTAGCGTACGAAACTGTTAATCCTTCCATTCTGAATGAAAGTGATGATTTATTTCAAAATATCATTTCCTATATTGAACAAAATTTAGAAGATAATTTAAGTCTGGATGAGTTAGCCAATCATTTCTTTGTGTCTAAGTATTATATTTCTCATTTTTTCAAGGAAACTGTTGGCATTTCCATTCATCAATACATCTTAAAAAAGCGCTTAGAAAAAGCTAAATCTTTAATGATTTCCGGTGCTTCAATTAAAGAAGCTTTCAAAGAAAGTGGATTTAGTGATTACTCCAGCTTCTTTAGAGCTTTCCGAAAAGAATACCACTTATCCCCCAAAGAATTCCAAAAAGTATACATTCAAGATCCTATTCGTTTAGAGAAAAAATCGCATTAA